The Papaver somniferum cultivar HN1 chromosome 3, ASM357369v1, whole genome shotgun sequence genome includes a region encoding these proteins:
- the LOC113359445 gene encoding uncharacterized protein LOC113359445, with amino-acid sequence MSTESRETSKKKKTIKNGDLNQLVSWRQKKAHADKEEETMGKEIEELITWTSIIEAMDDQQLKEYVTNRPENMQSVKITKSASSKRGQRSSAKSKCTPSNALMDAIWKFHREEDDETSLRSPT; translated from the exons ATGTCTACTGAGAGTAGGGAAACaagtaagaagaagaaaactattaaaaatggTGATCTTAATCAGTTGGTTTCATGGAGGCAGAAGAAAGCTCATGCAGACAAGGAAGAAGAAACTATgggaaaagaaattgaagaacttATAACATGG ACTAGTATAATTGAAGCCATGGATGATCAACAGTTGAAGGAATATGTAACGAATAGACCAGAAAATATGCAAAGCGTGAAAATTACAAAGTCCGCATCAAGTAAAAGA GGGCAACGGAGTTCAGCGAAATCCAAGTGCACTCCTTCTAATGCTCTGATGGATGCAATTTGGAAGTTTCATAGAGAAGAAGATGACGAAACCTCACTAAGATCCCCAACCTAG